CCATCTGCGCGGCGAGGACCGGGCCGACCAGCGGGCCCGCGCCCGCGACCGCCGCGAAGTGGTGCCCGAAGAGCACCCGGCGGTCGGTGGGGTGGAAGTCGACACCGTTGTCGAGCCGCTCGGCCGGGGTGGCCCGGGTCTTGTCGACCTTCAGTACGCGATGGGCGATGAAGCGTGAGTAGAAGCGGTAGCCGATCGCGTACGAGCCGAGTGCGGCCGCGAGCATCCAGGCGGCCGAGATCTCCTCACCGCGGGAGAGCGCGAGCACGGCCCAGCCGGCCGCGCCCACGAGCGCGACGAGCGACCATATGACGATCGACTTCGGAGCGAGGCCTCTCCGCGCTGTGTTCGGTGGTGCTTCCGGCTCTGGCATGGTGCAACCGTCCCCTCGCTGATCACCTGTTGTAATGCGCAGGAAATCTAGGCGAGCGTTTCGTGCAGCGTCACCCCCCGTCCGCATATCGGTACGACAACGCTTTCGCGTTCAACCGCCCTCAGCAGCAGCGGAATCCCCCACTCGGGTCCGACTCCTGGCGGTCCGTCCGCATCCGCTCGAATTCCCGCCGGGACAGCACGGACACGGCTGGATCGCGCGAGCGGGCATGCGTGACATATCTGCCGTACGCCGACTCGTCCATCAATTCCCGCACGTACCACCGCACCGCGCCGGCGGCCCGCCGCAGCCCGCCGCTCAGCGTCCCGCGCCCGAGCATCCCGCGCCTCCGTCCAGCCGGCCGTCGGCCGGGTCAGTCCTGCGGCCGCTGCAGCCGCGCCACGAACTTGTACCGGTCGCCGCGGTACACCGAGCGGACCCACTCCACCGGCTCGCCCTGCGCGTCCAGCGAGTGGCGCGAGAGCATCAGCATCGGCAGGCCCACGTCCGTACCGAGCAGCCCGGCCTCGCGCGGGGTGGCCAGCGAGGTCTCGATCGTCTCCTCGGCCTCTGCCAGCCGGACGTTGTACACCTCCGCCAGCGCCGTGTAGAGCGAGGTGTACTTCACCAGGCTGCGGCGCAGCGCCGGGAAGCGTTTGGCCGACAGGTGCGTCGTCTCGATCGCCATCGGTTCACCGCTCGCCAGCCGCAGCCGTTCGATCCGCAGCACCCGTCCGCCCGCCGAGATGTCGAGCAGCCCGGCCAGCGTGTCGTCGGCCGTGACGTACCCGATGTCCAGCAACTGCGAGGTGGGCTCGAGGCCCTGGGCCCGCATGTCCTCGGTGTACGAGGTGAGCTGAAGCGCCTGTGAGACCTTGGGCTTGGCGACGAATGTGCCCTTGCCCTGGATCCGCTCGAGCCTGCCCTCGACGACCAGTTCCTGGAGCGCCTGCCGCACCGTCGTGCGCGAGGTGTCGAACTCGGCGGCGAGCGTGCGCTCCGGCGGCACCGGCGTGCCGGGCGGGAGAGTTTCGGTCATGTCGAGCAAGTGGCGCTTGAGCCGGTAGTACTTGGGCACACGCGCGGTACGGGTCACCGCTCCGCCCTCGGCCTCCGTGCCGCCCCCGTCCGTGGTCATGGCCCGCCTTCCCGATGCTGCTGCCGTCACCGGCTCCTCCGTCTGTCGCGGCTCACATGGTGGCACGGTCCGGTCACGGGTCGTCGCCCTCCCTCAGGTGTCGGTCCGATAACGGAGGCGACAGCCCTTCTTATACACCCTTGACACCCCTAAAGGTCTAGGCCAAGCTCCGAGTACTGGTCTAAACCATTAAAGACCAGGTCCCAGCCCCACGAGCAGTACTCGGCGCATGTCTCCGTATGTCTTTGCGGTGGGCGGGGGGTTGCAGCATCCCTGAGGAGGGTGGCGTGAAGCGCAAGCTCATCGCGGCAATAGGCGTCGCGGGCATGATGGTCGGTATTGCCGCGTGTGGCTCGGACGACGGTGGCGAGAACAAGGCGGGGGCCGACGGCTTCAAGGGCCAGACCCTGACGGTCTGGGCGATGGACGGCTCGACGCCGGACCAGTGGCAGAAGGACCTCAGCGCCGAGTTCGAGAAGAAGACCGGCGCGACGGTCAAGTTCGAGGTCCAGCAGTGGAACGGCATTCAGCAGAAGCTGACCACGGCCCTGTCCGAGGAGAACCCACCGGACGTTTTCGAGATCGGCAACACCCAGACCGCGGCGTACGCCAAGACCGGCGGCCTCGCCGACCTCGGCGAGCTCAAGAAGGAGATCGGCACGGACTGGTCCGAGATCCTGAACAAGGCCTCGGTCGTGGACGGCAAGCAGTACGCCGCCCCCTGGTACTTCGCCAACCGCGTGGTCATCTACAACAAGGCGGTCTTCAAGGAGGCGGGCATCGCCGCGCCGCCGAAGACCCGTGACGAGTTCTTCGCGGCGCTCGACAAGATCAAGGCCAAGGGCAAGGAGCCGCTGTACCTGCCCGGCCAGAACTGGTACTTCTTCGACGGCCTCACCATCGGCAAGGGTGCCGAGCTCGTGAAGAAGGACGGCGACAAGTGGGTCTCCAACCTGGACGACCCCAAGATCGCCGAGGCCGCCGAGCTCTACAAGAAGTACCAGGCCTACTCCAAGGCCCCCAAGGACAAGGACGAGGCCACCCCGCAG
The Streptomyces lunaelactis genome window above contains:
- a CDS encoding CstA-like transporter-associated (seleno)protein yields the protein MLGRGTLSGGLRRAAGAVRWYVRELMDESAYGRYVTHARSRDPAVSVLSRREFERMRTDRQESDPSGGFRCC
- a CDS encoding GntR family transcriptional regulator; this translates as MTTDGGGTEAEGGAVTRTARVPKYYRLKRHLLDMTETLPPGTPVPPERTLAAEFDTSRTTVRQALQELVVEGRLERIQGKGTFVAKPKVSQALQLTSYTEDMRAQGLEPTSQLLDIGYVTADDTLAGLLDISAGGRVLRIERLRLASGEPMAIETTHLSAKRFPALRRSLVKYTSLYTALAEVYNVRLAEAEETIETSLATPREAGLLGTDVGLPMLMLSRHSLDAQGEPVEWVRSVYRGDRYKFVARLQRPQD
- a CDS encoding extracellular solute-binding protein; the protein is MKRKLIAAIGVAGMMVGIAACGSDDGGENKAGADGFKGQTLTVWAMDGSTPDQWQKDLSAEFEKKTGATVKFEVQQWNGIQQKLTTALSEENPPDVFEIGNTQTAAYAKTGGLADLGELKKEIGTDWSEILNKASVVDGKQYAAPWYFANRVVIYNKAVFKEAGIAAPPKTRDEFFAALDKIKAKGKEPLYLPGQNWYFFDGLTIGKGAELVKKDGDKWVSNLDDPKIAEAAELYKKYQAYSKAPKDKDEATPQQADVFAKGNVGAFIGMGWEAGTAIKANPAIEKEIGYFTIPGETADKPEGVFLGGSNLAVAEGSKKQDLAKEFLKLALSDKFEGQLAKLNGVIPNKESLNSNLTGNAVAEAAAPSAKVGGTTPLIPEWAAVENAPNPIKTYLTAVLNGKSPADAAKQVEAEFNKRLAQKQ